A single genomic interval of Zobellia nedashkovskayae harbors:
- a CDS encoding ATP-dependent DNA helicase, whose amino-acid sequence MAIEKKIGFKNVGALKSAKKKAGISKYLSDKMIKWALSIVEDLEERIEDDEKDKKSEAFIKSSSFNMPNSNLTLRVAWHDNKWNGTICNDPANNTYCNGFHSLLSERIRKRKDENMAKEISNRGKAISNIDYLPPCFWSANLFSEKSIKVKHDNPAAPNLETIEEKLPANSILSWPFAVSFTRTQKEQNESGAYPKNLESVRIPRFNAKIHENKSIAFMYAKFSNPITEEEQQYLVVGAGIVDNKQQASDIKHFGPASEIKSIKERPRGNFKYRNFPSMNWAMRFSFDNYATVRMPYHEYLDEAERLEETDRDEFLKNIKVAISEPELEWCFKYVAMDIGDDEAIYILTKMRKSLMTCRDDGVVPVEEMQERIEKVENLLEMAWSSRSYFPGFVSISRVLLHQNDEPDFPLEQFYEDFKIDAQQPDKELEQVLNAPRTQNLSKKVEGYLIDLVDRLAQKGLTIEQFLNLAMLNLKPFQFQRILDGKLRLSDDWIRKFDESVKRSHNPNDIIENPYLLYEDYEYWPDSHDDVYGEELDAPIDIFKIDIAYFPHPNFQPRIDLQRKMSFIDKRRIRALIVRHLNTLENSGDCFADANALQQVMANYPLYYEIGKDYQVPPQFFYPINSEYANHFQDEYNKLVLVEENDTMYYYLSEVYNAEKNIEEKIHELLRASSNSDVYPELDDYLNKSVLRLKENIGDEFDEVGFRDERNNLYQNIFSQKLFVVSGNAGSGKSYEILNILTHLETNQNQKYLLLAPTGKAALRLSSDGDFPNITASTIDKFIADVKYHKISRATIKQFKNVIIDETSMVDLLKFEKLLKIFNFKEPSFKRLILIGDSNQLPAIGYGRVLADVINYIRSSNSHQNNFIQLETNCRSELKDNQVLDLAEAFKQKGELEPNLKRKFDDKEIQISNGFRTRYWESKDKLYIQITEEFKKLAANEGINGNLHESLNQILGLKSNGDIINSKTGLENFQILSPYQAQFSGASKINDFIQTEFKKGAKYELRKNLYKKSDKLIRTKNYYQNKKLLLSNGTLGFIGGKNYREKFFHEDKEGLKNIPFSDIRSMEQEFFELAYAVTVHKSQGSGFNHLFVVIPARYGLLSKELIYTALTRTKKSITLFLQANSEKSKSVLEIAMSRSFSASRRTSLMLDKPYRFYDLEPEPGIYVESRIELLIYHLLMKKRDDLGKDIFDFAYEEKPIIDGEEINIKTDFTVYVNSKEWYWEHLGLLEQRKYSWTWKNIKTKTYKDAGIWNNVISTDERNGINPLKIETIIDLIIEDKVETEDKYHRYSNHHYYLR is encoded by the coding sequence TTGGCTATTGAAAAGAAAATTGGGTTTAAAAATGTAGGGGCTTTAAAATCAGCAAAAAAGAAAGCTGGTATATCTAAATACTTATCTGACAAGATGATTAAATGGGCTTTATCCATTGTAGAAGATTTAGAAGAACGCATAGAAGATGATGAGAAGGATAAAAAGTCTGAAGCATTTATAAAATCCTCTAGTTTTAATATGCCAAATTCCAATCTAACGCTACGAGTTGCATGGCATGATAATAAATGGAATGGTACTATATGTAATGACCCAGCAAACAATACCTATTGTAACGGGTTCCATTCTCTTTTGTCTGAGCGTATTAGAAAACGTAAGGATGAAAATATGGCTAAAGAAATTAGTAATCGCGGTAAAGCTATTTCTAATATAGATTACTTACCACCTTGCTTTTGGTCTGCAAATTTGTTCAGCGAAAAATCTATTAAAGTAAAGCATGACAATCCTGCTGCACCAAATTTAGAAACAATAGAAGAAAAGTTACCTGCTAACTCCATTTTGAGCTGGCCATTTGCGGTTTCTTTTACACGCACTCAAAAAGAACAAAACGAGAGTGGTGCATATCCAAAGAATTTAGAAAGTGTTCGTATTCCTAGGTTTAATGCTAAAATTCATGAAAACAAAAGTATTGCATTTATGTATGCTAAGTTTTCGAACCCTATTACGGAGGAAGAGCAACAGTATTTAGTGGTTGGTGCAGGCATAGTAGATAATAAACAACAGGCTTCAGACATTAAGCATTTTGGACCCGCATCTGAAATTAAAAGCATAAAGGAGCGACCTCGTGGTAATTTCAAATATCGAAATTTTCCTAGCATGAACTGGGCTATGCGATTTAGCTTTGATAATTATGCTACAGTACGTATGCCTTATCACGAATATTTAGATGAAGCAGAAAGGTTAGAAGAAACCGATAGAGATGAATTCCTGAAGAATATCAAAGTAGCGATATCTGAGCCAGAATTAGAATGGTGCTTTAAATATGTTGCTATGGATATTGGTGACGATGAAGCGATTTATATTCTTACCAAAATGCGTAAATCACTAATGACCTGCAGAGATGATGGTGTTGTACCTGTGGAAGAAATGCAAGAGCGCATTGAAAAAGTAGAGAATTTACTAGAAATGGCATGGTCTTCTCGGTCATACTTCCCAGGTTTTGTTAGTATAAGCCGAGTTTTGTTGCATCAAAATGATGAACCAGATTTTCCATTAGAACAATTTTATGAAGATTTTAAAATAGATGCGCAGCAACCAGATAAGGAATTAGAACAAGTTTTAAATGCCCCAAGAACTCAAAATTTATCTAAAAAGGTTGAAGGTTATTTAATAGACTTAGTAGATAGACTAGCCCAAAAAGGACTAACGATTGAACAGTTTTTGAATTTAGCTATGCTAAATTTAAAACCATTTCAATTTCAAAGGATTTTAGACGGTAAGCTTCGACTTTCTGATGATTGGATTCGGAAATTTGATGAAAGTGTCAAACGCTCTCATAACCCAAATGATATTATTGAAAATCCATATCTACTTTATGAAGATTACGAATATTGGCCAGATTCACACGATGATGTTTATGGAGAAGAACTAGATGCACCAATAGACATATTTAAAATAGACATAGCATATTTTCCGCATCCAAATTTCCAACCAAGAATTGACCTACAACGGAAAATGAGTTTTATTGACAAAAGGCGTATTCGGGCTTTAATCGTAAGACATCTTAATACTTTAGAAAATTCAGGAGATTGTTTTGCCGATGCAAATGCACTTCAACAAGTAATGGCAAATTATCCCCTTTATTATGAGATAGGTAAGGATTACCAAGTACCACCTCAATTTTTTTACCCCATTAATTCAGAATACGCAAATCATTTTCAAGATGAATATAACAAGCTGGTTTTGGTTGAAGAAAATGATACTATGTATTATTATTTATCTGAGGTTTATAACGCCGAAAAAAATATTGAAGAGAAAATACATGAATTACTAAGGGCAAGTTCTAATAGTGATGTATACCCAGAACTAGATGACTATTTGAATAAATCTGTTTTAAGATTAAAAGAAAATATTGGAGATGAATTTGATGAAGTAGGGTTTAGAGATGAAAGGAATAACCTCTATCAAAACATCTTTTCACAAAAACTATTTGTTGTGTCAGGTAATGCTGGTAGCGGAAAGTCTTACGAAATACTGAATATATTAACTCATTTAGAAACTAATCAGAATCAAAAGTATCTATTATTAGCACCTACAGGTAAGGCTGCGTTAAGATTAAGTTCAGATGGAGATTTTCCTAATATAACAGCCTCTACAATTGATAAATTTATTGCAGACGTTAAGTATCATAAAATATCTAGAGCAACAATCAAACAGTTTAAAAATGTAATTATTGATGAAACATCAATGGTTGATTTGTTGAAGTTCGAGAAACTACTTAAAATCTTCAATTTTAAAGAACCTTCTTTTAAAAGATTAATATTGATTGGAGATTCTAATCAGTTACCTGCTATTGGATATGGTCGTGTTCTAGCAGATGTAATTAATTATATAAGGTCGTCAAATAGTCATCAGAATAACTTCATTCAATTAGAAACCAATTGCCGTTCTGAATTAAAAGATAATCAGGTACTTGATTTGGCAGAGGCATTTAAACAAAAGGGTGAACTAGAACCAAATCTAAAGCGAAAGTTTGATGATAAGGAAATTCAGATTTCAAATGGTTTTAGAACCCGTTATTGGGAAAGTAAAGACAAACTGTATATTCAAATTACCGAGGAGTTTAAAAAATTAGCAGCTAATGAAGGGATAAATGGCAATCTCCATGAATCTTTAAATCAAATACTTGGTTTGAAATCAAATGGAGATATTATAAATTCTAAGACTGGTCTTGAAAATTTTCAAATTCTGTCACCGTATCAAGCGCAATTTTCGGGAGCCAGTAAAATAAATGATTTTATTCAAACTGAATTCAAAAAGGGAGCTAAGTATGAGTTGCGCAAAAACCTTTATAAAAAATCTGATAAATTAATTAGAACAAAAAATTACTATCAAAACAAGAAATTATTATTATCAAACGGTACACTCGGATTTATAGGGGGTAAAAACTACAGAGAGAAATTTTTTCATGAAGATAAAGAAGGGTTGAAAAATATACCATTCTCAGATATTAGAAGCATGGAGCAAGAATTTTTTGAATTGGCTTATGCTGTTACTGTTCATAAATCACAAGGAAGTGGGTTTAATCATCTATTTGTAGTCATACCGGCTCGATATGGGCTATTATCGAAAGAATTGATTTATACAGCACTTACAAGAACAAAAAAGTCGATCACTTTATTTCTACAAGCCAACTCAGAAAAATCTAAAAGTGTTTTAGAAATAGCAATGAGTAGGTCATTTTCAGCAAGTAGAAGAACAAGTTTAATGTTAGACAAACCCTATCGTTTTTATGATTTAGAACCTGAACCTGGCATTTACGTTGAATCTAGAATTGAATTACTCATATATCATCTACTTATGAAAAAGAGAGATGACCTAGGTAAAGACATTTTTGATTTTGCATATGAAGAAAAACCAATAATTGATGGTGAGGAAATCAATATAAAAACAGATTTCACAGTTTACGTAAATTCAAAAGAATGGTATTGGGAGCACCTTGGTTTATTAGAGCAACGCAAGTATTCTTGGACATGGAAAAATATAAAAACAAAGACCTACAAAGATGCAGGCATATGGAATAACGTAATTTCTACGGATGAAAGAAATGGAATTAATCCACTTAAAATAGAAACCATTATAGATTTAATTATTGAAGACAAAGTAGAAACAGAAGACAAATACCACCGGTATTCTAATCATCATTATTATTTAAGATAG
- a CDS encoding type I restriction endonuclease subunit R produces the protein MAFLNESHIEDADIQFYLNELGYDEHINAWEKKLVGRNNLKDVVLRDRLRISLVKLNPNLPETCIEKAVYELCKSRVTMTPVLANKQVYQLIKNGIPVSYKNTQGREENGYVKVVDFEHPKSNDFVVVSQLSIEYLQIEGITRRPDVLLYVNGLPLVMIELKNATEKVKSGYDTNLRRYKRDIPQLFWYNCFTCISNGIQTRVGAFNAPWEHFFSWVKLQDTAVTHDQMNRLEVEAESEASKNRLSLELFSKGLCQKEKFLDYYENFTLYYNDKVKIIAKNHQFLGVNNAIVALEDKEDRQGKLGVFWHTQGSGKSYSMIFFSRKIERKVAGNWSFLIITDRKDLDSQIYRNFKDTDTIIETKEQKENYYRPSSRKHLQEYLQSNRTFLFSLIHKFGIEKGKTYPQLTDRDDWIVIVDEAHRTQYKGYGENMRIAVPYAQYIAFTGTPLLRSELTKDWFGPYVSEYNFAQSIEDGATVPLYYKKSVPRVEQVNEDLVGDAAQILENENLTEEQKKQLDREYSTLMQVVRREDRLKEIAKHIVQHYPYRLDMEDSEGNRKPMKAMVVSIDKFTAVRMYEFVQEAQKEEIKQLRRKILITTDFEVKERYKRALTFMEETRMAAVVSGEGSEEEEKEKFEKEGLNISPHRKLMDYPDEDGRNIEDYFKDPNSTYRIVFVTAMWLTGFDAPAVSTLYLDKPLQNHTLMQTIARANRVLEGKKNGLIIDYFGVFRNLKKALAAYAEGTKGKPTDGDDDEFPVKEFEELLELLEQGILEAKVFCKDLGADIDTIINLGEKGFKEIELFQEYANLILAKDDHKRQLGLFVNTIDGLYDSAKPEIYGHPRIKKARDVFEYLKKVVDRHVDQDEAVERAKQKLNKLLDSSVLGKGDLQEPSISDNYIIKSSKQIDLSKLDFEKLRAAFPENKHKNIQFADLRELMEMKLKMMIAQNKTRGSFLERFEKIIEDYNSGHLDIEDVYDAMTDFGKDLSKEQQRAASEGLTDEQLEIYDLLKKKKLTKEEEKAVKLAATGLLESLFDAKNKILIQEWHKEKATQEMVRQEIKKILNEALPESYDRKVFSEKTDVVFQHFYELAEQGRGFSA, from the coding sequence ATGGCATTTCTAAACGAATCACATATTGAAGACGCAGACATTCAGTTTTACTTGAATGAATTGGGCTACGACGAACATATTAACGCCTGGGAAAAGAAACTGGTAGGTCGTAACAACCTAAAAGATGTTGTCTTGCGTGACCGTTTGCGAATCAGTCTGGTGAAATTAAATCCCAATCTCCCTGAAACTTGCATTGAGAAAGCTGTTTATGAGCTCTGTAAAAGCAGGGTGACCATGACGCCAGTATTAGCAAATAAGCAAGTCTATCAACTAATTAAAAACGGAATTCCAGTTTCTTATAAGAACACTCAAGGTAGAGAAGAAAATGGCTATGTAAAGGTTGTAGATTTTGAACACCCAAAATCTAATGATTTTGTAGTGGTTTCTCAATTGAGTATTGAATACCTTCAAATCGAAGGAATTACAAGAAGGCCAGACGTACTTCTCTATGTGAATGGTTTACCCTTGGTAATGATAGAACTTAAGAATGCCACGGAAAAGGTGAAATCTGGCTACGATACCAATTTAAGACGATATAAGCGGGATATTCCGCAACTGTTTTGGTATAATTGTTTCACCTGCATATCTAACGGTATACAAACTCGTGTTGGTGCTTTCAATGCACCGTGGGAACATTTTTTCTCTTGGGTCAAACTCCAAGACACAGCCGTTACCCATGACCAAATGAACCGTTTAGAAGTAGAGGCTGAAAGTGAAGCCAGTAAAAACAGACTCAGTTTGGAACTTTTTAGTAAGGGTCTTTGTCAAAAAGAAAAATTTCTAGACTATTATGAAAATTTCACCTTGTACTACAATGATAAAGTAAAAATTATTGCAAAAAACCATCAGTTTTTAGGAGTCAATAATGCAATTGTGGCTCTAGAAGACAAAGAAGATAGACAGGGTAAGTTAGGCGTGTTTTGGCATACGCAAGGTTCTGGTAAATCATATTCTATGATTTTCTTTTCCCGAAAAATAGAACGTAAAGTAGCGGGTAATTGGTCCTTCCTAATTATCACCGACCGTAAAGACCTTGATAGTCAGATTTATCGCAACTTTAAGGATACTGATACTATAATCGAAACCAAAGAACAAAAAGAAAATTATTACCGACCAAGTTCGCGTAAGCACTTACAAGAATACTTGCAATCGAATCGAACATTTCTGTTTTCACTTATTCATAAATTCGGAATTGAAAAAGGAAAAACCTACCCGCAATTAACGGATAGAGACGATTGGATTGTAATTGTAGATGAGGCACATCGTACCCAGTACAAAGGATATGGTGAAAATATGCGCATAGCGGTTCCCTATGCCCAATATATAGCCTTTACTGGAACACCTTTATTACGGAGTGAGTTGACCAAAGACTGGTTTGGCCCTTATGTTTCCGAATACAATTTTGCACAAAGTATTGAAGATGGAGCTACCGTTCCACTTTATTATAAGAAAAGCGTACCTAGGGTAGAGCAAGTAAATGAGGATTTGGTTGGTGATGCAGCGCAAATACTGGAAAATGAAAATCTTACCGAAGAACAAAAAAAACAGTTAGACAGGGAATATTCGACCTTAATGCAGGTAGTCCGTAGGGAAGACCGACTAAAGGAAATTGCAAAGCATATTGTGCAGCATTATCCGTACCGCTTAGATATGGAGGACTCAGAAGGCAATAGAAAGCCCATGAAAGCCATGGTGGTAAGCATAGATAAGTTTACTGCTGTGAGGATGTATGAGTTTGTTCAAGAGGCTCAAAAGGAGGAAATAAAGCAATTGCGTAGAAAAATTCTTATAACCACAGATTTTGAAGTAAAAGAAAGATATAAGAGAGCCTTGACCTTTATGGAAGAGACTCGCATGGCAGCAGTAGTTAGTGGAGAAGGAAGCGAAGAGGAAGAAAAGGAAAAATTTGAAAAAGAAGGTTTAAACATTAGTCCTCATAGGAAACTAATGGATTACCCTGATGAAGATGGCCGTAATATTGAAGACTATTTTAAAGACCCAAATAGCACGTATCGCATCGTCTTTGTAACAGCGATGTGGCTTACGGGTTTTGACGCCCCTGCTGTTTCTACGCTCTATCTAGACAAACCTTTGCAGAATCATACCTTAATGCAAACCATTGCAAGGGCAAATAGGGTTTTGGAAGGGAAGAAAAACGGATTGATTATTGACTATTTTGGCGTGTTCAGAAATCTCAAAAAAGCTTTGGCGGCTTATGCAGAAGGAACTAAAGGCAAACCAACAGATGGCGATGATGATGAATTCCCAGTTAAAGAGTTCGAAGAACTATTAGAACTTTTGGAACAGGGTATTTTAGAAGCTAAAGTATTCTGTAAAGACTTAGGTGCAGACATAGATACGATAATCAACTTAGGAGAAAAAGGCTTTAAAGAAATTGAATTATTTCAAGAATACGCTAATCTCATTTTAGCTAAAGACGACCATAAACGCCAATTAGGCCTTTTTGTAAATACAATTGATGGGCTATATGACTCGGCAAAACCTGAGATTTATGGACATCCAAGAATTAAAAAAGCAAGAGATGTTTTTGAGTACCTTAAGAAAGTAGTGGACCGTCATGTTGATCAAGACGAAGCTGTAGAACGAGCGAAGCAAAAACTAAACAAGCTTTTAGATAGCAGTGTATTGGGCAAGGGAGATCTCCAAGAACCTTCTATTTCCGATAATTATATTATAAAATCTTCAAAACAGATTGATTTAAGTAAGCTCGATTTTGAGAAGTTACGTGCCGCATTCCCAGAAAATAAGCATAAAAATATTCAATTTGCAGACCTCAGGGAATTGATGGAGATGAAACTCAAAATGATGATTGCTCAAAACAAAACAAGAGGATCATTCCTAGAAAGATTCGAAAAAATTATCGAAGATTACAATTCAGGGCATTTAGATATAGAAGATGTTTATGATGCAATGACTGATTTTGGAAAAGATTTATCAAAAGAACAACAAAGAGCCGCATCCGAAGGACTTACTGATGAGCAACTAGAAATTTACGATTTACTAAAGAAGAAAAAGCTAACTAAAGAGGAGGAAAAAGCTGTTAAGTTGGCAGCTACTGGGCTATTAGAATCTCTTTTTGACGCAAAGAATAAAATATTGATTCAAGAATGGCATAAAGAAAAAGCTACCCAAGAAATGGTACGCCAGGAAATAAAAAAGATTCTAAACGAAGCTCTGCCAGAAAGCTATGACCGTAAAGTATTCTCAGAAAAGACTGATGTGGTATTTCAGCATTTTTATGAATTGGCGGAACAGGGTAGGGGTTTTTCGGCTTGA
- a CDS encoding restriction endonuclease subunit S encodes MINLKKSLRLKFLEKNKGDLVSGPFGSNISAKYFVDEGIPVIRGNNLKSKSKYFIDDGFVFITESKAKELIKCKAVKDDIIFTAVGTIGQVGIIPKSTNFEYYIISNKQIRLRVDKDKANPYFIFYQLRSKSLRKYLEGQNRGSSVPLLNLGEIRNVPIKLPNLLTQKKVVAILSAYDDLINNNYQRIKLLEEIAEEIYKEWFVRFRFPEYKNAIFCDDKGSETPPQTIGSLPYGWRKIRFRKFIKLNRGFDLPNEKIIHGKYPVVASTSIKAFHNEYKVKAPCIVTGRSGSLGSVQFVNQNSWPLNTSLYVKDFMGNSVYFVYYFLKLLNLERYNSGAGVPTLNQNHLHGIQLNLPDKSLQQNFDEIIAPIFMEIDLLNKKNKLLQDTRDLILPRLISGKLSVEDLELETLHI; translated from the coding sequence ATGATTAATTTGAAAAAGAGTTTACGATTAAAATTTTTGGAAAAAAATAAAGGAGATTTAGTTTCTGGTCCGTTTGGATCTAATATTTCAGCAAAATATTTTGTCGATGAAGGCATACCTGTAATACGAGGAAATAACCTTAAGTCAAAATCAAAATATTTTATAGATGACGGATTTGTATTTATAACTGAATCAAAAGCAAAAGAGCTAATAAAGTGTAAAGCAGTCAAGGATGATATTATTTTTACAGCTGTGGGTACAATTGGTCAAGTTGGTATAATTCCAAAGAGCACCAATTTTGAATATTATATTATATCCAATAAACAAATTAGGTTAAGAGTAGATAAAGATAAAGCTAATCCTTATTTCATTTTTTATCAATTAAGATCGAAATCATTACGTAAATATTTGGAAGGTCAAAATAGAGGCAGTTCTGTCCCTTTATTAAATTTAGGAGAAATAAGAAATGTACCTATCAAACTTCCTAATCTTCTTACCCAGAAAAAGGTAGTCGCAATACTTTCTGCTTATGATGATTTAATCAATAATAACTACCAACGAATAAAGCTATTGGAAGAAATAGCCGAAGAAATCTACAAGGAGTGGTTCGTTCGATTTCGTTTTCCAGAGTATAAAAATGCTATATTTTGTGATGATAAAGGGAGTGAAACGCCCCCTCAAACGATTGGGTCCTTACCCTATGGTTGGAGGAAGATAAGGTTTCGTAAATTTATTAAACTGAATAGGGGTTTTGATTTGCCTAATGAAAAGATAATTCATGGAAAATACCCTGTTGTTGCATCTACTAGTATAAAGGCGTTTCATAATGAATATAAAGTCAAAGCTCCTTGCATAGTAACAGGTCGATCAGGGTCTCTTGGTTCAGTACAATTTGTAAACCAAAATTCGTGGCCTTTAAACACAAGCCTATACGTAAAGGATTTTATGGGTAATTCGGTGTACTTTGTATATTATTTTCTCAAACTTCTCAATCTTGAGAGGTATAATTCAGGAGCTGGGGTACCAACATTAAATCAAAATCACCTACACGGAATTCAATTGAATCTTCCTGATAAATCATTACAACAAAATTTTGATGAAATAATAGCGCCAATTTTCATGGAAATCGACCTTCTAAATAAAAAAAATAAACTCCTTCAAGACACCAGAGATTTAATATTGCCACGTTTAATTAGTGGTAAATTGTCTGTGGAGGATTTGGAGCTAGAAACGTTACATATATAA